One Fusobacterium nucleatum genomic window carries:
- a CDS encoding M15 family metallopeptidase: MYTLSQSSLEKLKGVHPNLVNFLKELILISPWDFKITAGVRTAAEQNLEYQKGRTLPGIKVTKADGYKQKSNHQIKFDGLGYAADIGVLVREKVKITVIENGKKVEKIVEKLVYKGDWRDFHYYRDIYNVAREKGLLEKYGIEWGGNCWKSFKDGPHWQIKGADKVAFK, translated from the coding sequence ATGTACACTTTATCACAAAGTAGCTTGGAGAAATTAAAAGGAGTACATCCAAACCTGGTAAATTTTTTAAAAGAGTTAATCTTAATAAGCCCTTGGGATTTTAAGATTACAGCAGGAGTTAGAACAGCAGCAGAACAAAATTTAGAATATCAAAAAGGTAGAACATTACCTGGAATAAAAGTAACAAAAGCAGATGGCTATAAACAAAAATCTAATCATCAAATTAAGTTTGATGGTCTTGGTTATGCTGCAGATATTGGAGTTCTTGTAAGAGAAAAAGTAAAAATAACAGTGATAGAAAATGGTAAAAAAGTAGAAAAGATTGTAGAAAAATTAGTTTATAAAGGGGATTGGAGAGATTTCCATTACTATCGAGATATTTATAATGTTGCAAGAGAGAAAGGACTTTTAGAAAAATATGGAATTGAATGGGGTGGAAATTGTTGGAAATCATTTAAGGATGGTCCACATTGGCAAATCAAAGGAGCAGATAAGGTAGCTTTTAAATAA
- a CDS encoding complement resistance protein TraT: protein MKKNLKTLLFSLLLIFVFVSCSTMHTVVSKRNLDVQTKMSDTIWLEPAAANEKTVFIQIRNTSGKNLNIEQKITNILTSKGYRIVNNPSEAKYWLQANILKVDKVNLDSDNGFSDAVLGAGIGGVLGAQRSGGAYTAIGWGLAGAAIGTLADALVSDTAYAMVTDILITEKTGRDVQTATRNSVKQGNSGSMTSTSSGSSNMEKYSTRVLSTANQVNLNFNSAIPILEDELGKVVGGIF from the coding sequence ATGAAAAAAAATTTAAAAACATTATTGTTCAGTTTATTATTGATATTTGTATTTGTATCTTGTTCAACTATGCATACAGTAGTATCAAAAAGAAATTTAGATGTACAAACAAAAATGTCAGATACAATTTGGCTAGAGCCAGCAGCTGCAAATGAAAAAACAGTGTTTATTCAAATTAGAAACACTTCTGGAAAAAATTTAAATATTGAACAAAAAATTACAAATATTCTTACATCAAAAGGTTATAGAATTGTAAATAATCCATCAGAAGCAAAATATTGGTTACAAGCTAATATTTTAAAAGTAGATAAAGTTAATTTAGATAGTGACAATGGTTTCTCTGATGCTGTTTTAGGAGCAGGAATTGGAGGAGTATTAGGAGCTCAACGTTCAGGTGGAGCATATACAGCTATTGGTTGGGGACTTGCTGGAGCAGCAATAGGAACATTGGCTGATGCTTTAGTTAGTGATACAGCTTATGCAATGGTAACAGATATTTTAATAACAGAAAAGACAGGAAGAGATGTTCAAACCGCAACAAGAAATTCTGTTAAACAAGGAAATTCAGGAAGTATGACTTCTACTTCTAGTGGTTCATCTAATATGGAAAAATATTCTACAAGAGTTTTAAGTACAGCTAATCAAGTTAACTTAAACTTCAATAGTGCTATTCCAATATTAGAAGATGAATTAGGAAAAGTAGTTGGAGGAATATTCTAA
- a CDS encoding HK97 gp10 family phage protein encodes MKLNIDVSEFKRFSEKTAKNLKENYDKAIDNSLSELGGRLLNKVIRKTPVGKSIKDKINNKIQTVYTGGNLRRSWYLSKLIKTDDKRFITLYNISRYAIYVEYGHRQTPGRFVPAIGKKLKASWVKGRFMMTNSVTEINKIRQAVFNRNLAKYMEDKD; translated from the coding sequence ATGAAATTAAATATTGATGTTTCTGAATTTAAAAGGTTTTCTGAAAAGACTGCTAAAAACTTAAAAGAAAACTATGATAAGGCTATTGACAATTCTTTGAGTGAATTAGGTGGAAGATTACTGAATAAAGTTATAAGAAAAACTCCTGTTGGAAAAAGTATAAAAGATAAAATAAATAATAAAATTCAAACTGTTTATACTGGTGGAAATTTGAGAAGAAGTTGGTATTTATCTAAACTTATAAAAACTGATGATAAAAGGTTTATCACTCTTTATAATATCTCAAGATATGCTATTTATGTTGAATATGGGCATAGACAAACACCAGGTAGATTTGTACCAGCAATTGGCAAAAAATTAAAAGCTAGTTGGGTTAAGGGGAGATTTATGATGACTAATTCAGTAACAGAAATAAATAAAATTAGACAAGCAGTCTTTAATAGGAATTTAGCTAAATATATGGAGGATAAGGATTAA
- a CDS encoding DUF1353 domain-containing protein — MEKTKLILEPISNGKAILLEEYVYDINGYLIRVPKSFITDGASVPHSLQWLYNPFGKYINAAVVHDYLYSVYNNTGINRTLSDKIFRHIMKETGVDSRIVRKFYAAVKYFGATSWKTKLQNEGYKDRAIIDRTKEAKEYYNHWYKVLGIR, encoded by the coding sequence ATGGAGAAAACTAAATTAATCCTAGAACCAATTTCAAATGGAAAGGCAATTTTGCTAGAAGAGTATGTTTATGACATAAATGGGTACTTGATAAGAGTACCCAAATCTTTTATAACAGATGGGGCATCAGTGCCTCATTCTTTACAATGGTTGTATAATCCATTTGGAAAATATATTAATGCTGCTGTTGTGCATGACTATTTATATAGTGTTTACAATAACACTGGTATAAATAGAACTCTTTCAGATAAAATATTTAGACATATTATGAAAGAAACTGGTGTTGATAGTAGAATTGTAAGGAAATTCTATGCAGCTGTTAAGTACTTTGGAGCAACATCATGGAAAACTAAATTGCAAAATGAGGGATACAAGGATAGAGCTATAATTGATAGAACTAAGGAGGCTAAGGAATATTATAACCATTGGTATAAAGTGTTAGGGATTAGGTGA
- a CDS encoding VWA domain-containing protein, with protein sequence MNKFFIALLVTIFGFSFSNKTFAKSIIVEKKKNNIVDVVFILDRSGSMGGLESDTIGGFNSMLEKQRKIEGKAFITTVLFDDQYELLHDRVNIAKVNNITEKEYFVRGSTALLDAIGKTIAKEKAIQDTLGKNEKADKVLFVIITDGLENASREYNSSTVKKLIETQKEKYGWEFLFLGANIDAIETANTIGINAERAVNYKSDSIGTKKNYDTLNKAVEEVRSGKDLDKNWKADIEADYNERNKK encoded by the coding sequence ATGAATAAATTTTTTATTGCTTTACTTGTAACTATTTTTGGATTTAGTTTCTCAAATAAAACTTTTGCTAAAAGTATTATTGTAGAAAAAAAGAAAAATAATATAGTTGATGTGGTTTTTATTTTGGATAGAAGTGGTTCTATGGGAGGATTAGAATCTGATACTATTGGTGGATTCAACTCTATGTTGGAAAAACAAAGAAAAATAGAAGGAAAAGCTTTTATTACAACTGTTTTATTTGATGATCAATATGAATTACTACATGATAGAGTTAATATTGCTAAAGTTAATAATATAACTGAAAAAGAATATTTTGTTAGAGGAAGTACAGCTCTTTTAGATGCTATTGGTAAAACTATTGCTAAAGAAAAAGCTATTCAAGATACATTAGGAAAAAATGAAAAAGCAGATAAAGTTTTGTTTGTAATAATAACAGATGGATTAGAAAATGCAAGTAGAGAATACAATTCCTCTACTGTTAAAAAATTAATAGAAACTCAAAAAGAAAAATATGGTTGGGAATTTCTATTCTTAGGTGCAAATATTGATGCAATAGAAACTGCAAATACAATAGGAATAAATGCTGAAAGAGCAGTAAATTATAAATCTGATAGTATAGGTACTAAAAAGAACTATGACACTTTAAACAAAGCTGTTGAAGAAGTTCGTTCAGGAAAAGACTTAGATAAGAATTGGAAAGCTGATATTGAAGCTGATTACAATGAAAGAAATAAAAAATAG